The proteins below come from a single Faecalibaculum rodentium genomic window:
- a CDS encoding ComEC/Rec2 family competence protein produces the protein MKRNKRLIFILILFALGVALALISGNTRNHETVILAQLAPSTESQMCGYVLSDGEITIVFDGGTKGDAGEVVDEVKKLSNDDTVDAWFITHYHEDHTGALAQILSEPDAMIRIEKVYCNFPPSDLIQLYDPDCYSEYQIIETALEYAPVVDVPVEGNEFQIGEFTVFVLQSPDVSITTNFGNNSSTIYKVETDESSILILGDAGIEAGDRLLNGPYKAKIKNIDYLQMAHHGQNGVSEEVYRYINPRNCLWPTPAWLWDASEDEYKTRETRRWMDSMNVANHYVAKDGLIEIKLQP, from the coding sequence ATGAAAAGAAATAAGCGTTTGATTTTTATACTCATTCTTTTTGCCTTGGGTGTTGCGTTAGCTTTGATTTCTGGCAATACCCGGAATCATGAAACAGTTATTCTTGCTCAATTGGCTCCAAGTACGGAATCTCAAATGTGCGGTTATGTTCTATCGGACGGGGAAATAACAATTGTGTTTGATGGAGGTACAAAAGGAGATGCGGGGGAAGTCGTTGATGAAGTGAAAAAACTAAGTAACGACGATACGGTAGATGCCTGGTTTATCACCCATTATCATGAAGACCATACAGGAGCTCTTGCTCAAATACTATCCGAGCCAGATGCAATGATAAGAATCGAGAAAGTATATTGCAACTTCCCGCCATCTGATTTGATTCAACTGTATGATCCCGATTGTTATTCGGAGTATCAAATAATAGAAACGGCGCTGGAGTACGCCCCAGTTGTCGACGTTCCAGTTGAAGGGAACGAGTTTCAAATTGGAGAGTTTACTGTTTTCGTCCTTCAAAGCCCGGATGTAAGCATTACAACCAATTTTGGAAATAACAGTTCAACTATATACAAAGTCGAGACAGATGAAAGCAGCATTCTCATTTTAGGAGATGCAGGTATTGAAGCCGGTGACCGATTATTGAACGGACCATATAAAGCGAAAATAAAGAATATCGATTATCTTCAAATGGCACATCATGGTCAAAATGGCGTATCTGAGGAGGTTTATCGCTATATTAATCCTCGGAATTGTCTATGGCCTACACCCGCGTGGTTATGGGATGCTTCTGAGGACGAATATAAGACAAGAGAAACACGCAGATGGATGGATTCCATGAATGTTGCAAACCATTACGTTGCCAAAGATGGCTTAATAGAAATCAAACTCCAGCCATAA
- a CDS encoding ABC transporter permease: protein MKFLHILKENSKLILFLSIDDLKKRYAGSSLGIFWAFVQPCVTILIYWFVFQVGLKSTAPGNGNIPFIVWIMCGLIPWFFFSDCLNAITNVFIEYSYLVKKVVFNIEILPVIKLISCLVVHLFFILLLLLVMAIFGYFPTLSFLQIIYYLICSIALVLSLGYIFSSIAVFFRDMGQFVQVALQAGMWLTPILWAFSTIEGNWFAPVFKLNPMFYIVEGYRTALLDGIWFWQRGWVTVYFWALIVVLTFVANYVFKKLRPHFADVL, encoded by the coding sequence ATGAAGTTTTTACATATTCTGAAAGAGAATTCAAAACTTATATTATTCCTGTCGATAGATGATTTGAAAAAGCGCTATGCAGGTTCATCACTGGGTATATTCTGGGCTTTCGTACAGCCTTGTGTCACAATCCTGATTTACTGGTTCGTATTTCAGGTAGGATTAAAATCTACTGCTCCTGGAAATGGAAATATCCCTTTCATTGTATGGATCATGTGCGGGTTGATTCCCTGGTTCTTTTTCAGCGACTGTTTGAATGCCATAACAAACGTCTTTATTGAATATAGTTATCTTGTAAAAAAAGTTGTATTCAACATTGAAATATTACCGGTTATCAAACTGATTTCCTGCCTGGTCGTTCATCTGTTTTTTATCTTGCTGTTGCTGTTGGTCATGGCAATATTTGGCTATTTTCCTACATTGAGTTTTCTTCAGATTATCTACTACCTGATATGCTCCATTGCTCTTGTCCTTTCTCTTGGATATATATTCAGCAGCATAGCAGTATTCTTCCGTGACATGGGGCAGTTTGTTCAGGTAGCCCTTCAGGCAGGTATGTGGCTTACTCCTATTCTATGGGCTTTCAGCACGATTGAAGGAAACTGGTTTGCTCCGGTCTTTAAACTGAATCCAATGTTCTATATTGTGGAAGGGTATCGAACAGCCCTTCTTGACGGTATCTGGTTCTGGCAAAGAGGCTGGGTAACGGTGTATTTCTGGGCTTTGATCGTAGTACTGACATTCGTTGCCAACTATGTTTTCAAAAAACTCCGTCCCCATTTTGCAGATGTTCTGTAG